From Trichoplusia ni isolate ovarian cell line Hi5 chromosome 20, tn1, whole genome shotgun sequence, a single genomic window includes:
- the LOC113503992 gene encoding chymase-like yields MECSDYLRPRVMFDAIITVLVLNLCGTASASNHLRILGGRDVAEGEYPFVVILTTKIGIHQKYHRFCSASAISERWVLTAGHCVDLVRATDIFIWSFNFTTKPENSTSMIDVREIIRHPAYYHFRFSKFALYNDICLLHVAELTVARYGRLLAVDHLTMIGLPAKYVGGGLTAPNIRNRTGALQVGEAVISSCGEDVTVNIHVMCVTPKCSTRTQTAYRGDSGGPLMFEDHIIGVCSYGRKSRFVPTSVFAPVSPYIDWIYNVMQKYEENSTKV; encoded by the coding sequence ATGGAGTGCAGCGACTACTTAAGGCCGCGCGTGATGTTCGATGCCATTATAACAGTTCTCGTTCTCAACTTGTGCGGAACTGCGTCGGCGTCAAACCATCTGCGGATTCTGGGCGGCCGCGATGTAGCCGAAGGAGAATATCCCTTCGTAGTTATATTAACGACAAAGATTGGAATACATCAAAAGTACCACAGATTTTGTTCAGCCTCCGCCATATCTGAGAGATGGGTACTAACCGCGGGTCACTGCGTCGACCTCGTACGAGCAACAGATATATTCATATGGTCGTTTAATTTTACTACGAAACCGGAAAACTCCACCTCGATGATCGACGTTCGCGAAATAATCCGGCATCCAGCCTACTACCACTTCAGGTTTTCAAAATTTGCTTTGTACAACGACATATGTTTGCTGCATGTGGCGGAGCTGACAGTGGCTCGGTACGGGAGACTACTGGCCGTCGATCACTTGACGATGATAGGGCTACCAGCGAAGTACGTCGGGGGCGGATTAACGGCACCTAATATACGGAACCGCACCGGGGCTCTGCAGGTGGGAGAGGCCGTGATATCGTCATGTGGTGAAGATGTAACTGTCAACATACATGTGATGTGCGTGACCCCGAAGTGCTCTACTAGGACGCAGACGGCTTATCGGGGGGACTCCGGGGGGCCGCTCATGTTTGAGGACCACATCATAGGGGTATGCTCCTATGGACGCAAATCGAGGTTTGTGCCGACGTCTGTATTTGCACCGGTCAGCCCCTACATCGATTGGATTTATAATGTGATGCAGAAGTATGAAGAAAACTCTACAAAGGTATAG
- the LOC113503993 gene encoding brachyurin-like, translating into MHWITIILCFISLFEMSVSNIFLRVKDGRNAKDGEFPFVVSFFYTVLVTCRTNPKPDEIKAIRFCTGSILSQTWILSAAHCVADETLRTFRVWHTNFTTSPIGTKYLKSIRKIVIHPAHIDNDYVTQNDISLILVDKLDVDSLGRLSAVDHLTMMGLPVTYVGGGVTDDPEDDDIRPLQVGEGGIVPCSKRHGFSKYVICVTQRCDNRRQRPWLGDSGGPLLYAGRIIGVTSFGAVDPVGGVDAFAAVSPHLDWIRYVMETQALPNFLRNID; encoded by the coding sequence ATGCATTGGATCACTATTATACTCTGTTTCATAAGCTTATTCGAAATGtctgtttcaaatattttcttacgtgTGAAAGACGGAAGAAACGCGAAAGATGGCGAGTTCCCGTTtgtggtttcatttttttatactgtCCTAGTAACATGTAGGACGAACCCGAAACCAGATGAAATAAAAGCGATCAGATTTTGTACGGGATCCATATTATCCCAAACATGGATTCTGTCAGCAGCACATTGCGTGGCCGATGAAACGCTCAGGACATTTCGGGTCTGGCACACGAATTTTACTACGTCTCCAATAGGAACGAAATACTTGAAGAGCATTCGGAAGATAGTGATACACCCAGCACATATCGACAACGATTACGTTACTCAGAACGATATAAGTTTAATCTTAGTAGATAAATTGGATGTGGATAGCTTGGGGAGACTGTCAGCCGTTGACCACTTGACGATGATGGGCCTGCCAGTGACATACGTCGGCGGTGGAGTCACCGATGACCCTGAAGACGACGATATAAGACCATTACAAGTCGGGGAAGGTGGGATCGTGCCTTGTTCGAAGCGACATGGCTTCAGCAAATACGTAATTTGCGTTACTCAGAGATGTGACAATCGCCGCCAGAGGCCCTGGTTGGGGGATTCCGGAGGGCCCTTGTTATATGCAGGTCGCATTATAGGAGTCACGTCGTTCGGGGCAGTTGATCCTGTAGGGGGGGTAGACGCTTTTGCGGCGGTGAGCCCTCATTTAGATTGGATTCGTTATGTTATGGAAACTCAAGCACTGCCTAACTTTCTACGAAATATTGACTAG